One Malus domestica chromosome 11, GDT2T_hap1 genomic region harbors:
- the LOC103447145 gene encoding E3 ubiquitin-protein ligase UPL1-like isoform X2, which produces MKLKRRRAVEVPPKIRSFINSVTAVPFENIEEPLKGFIWEFDKGDFHHWVDLFNHFDSFFEKHIKSRKDLQVDDNFLDTDPPFPREAVLQVLRVIRIILENCTNKHFYSSYEHLSSLLACTHADVVEGCLQTLAAFLKKTVGKYSIRDAALNSKLFALAQGWGGKEEGLGLIASAIQNGCDPVAYELGCTLHFEFYASNDSTGDIPANQGLQIIHLPNINTHPETDLELLCKLIAEYKVPSSLRFSLLTRLRFARAFGSVATRQQYACIRLYAFIVLVQANSDADDLVSFFNAEPEFINELVSLLSFEDVVPEKIRILCLLSLVALCQDRSRQPTVLTAVTSGGHRGILSSLMQKAIDFVTKDTSKWSVVFAEALLSLVTVLVSSSSGCSAMREAGFIPTLLPLLKDTDPQHLHLVSTSVHILEAFMDYSNPAAALFRDLGGLDDTISRLQVEVSHVENGSKHEDDDSDIIGSSAQVAVGTSTELDSMQPLYSEPLVSYHRRLLMKALLRAISLGTYAPGNTARVYGSEESLLPQCLCIIFKRAKDFGGGVFSLAATVMSDLIHKDPTCFPVLDAAGLPSAFLDAIMDGVLCSAEAITCIPQCLDALCLNTTNGLQAVKDRNALRCFVKIFTSRTYLKALTSDTPGSLSSGLDELMRHASSLRGPGVDMLIEILNAISKIGHGVDASYMSIDPLGSSTPVPMETDGEERNLVMSDNGESSKTESSEQTVEPPSDSSVGNVELFLPDCVSNVARLLETILQNGDTCRIFVEKKGVEAVLQLFTLPLMPLSVSVGQSISVAFKNFSPQHSASLARAVCSFLREHLKSTNELLVSVGGTQLALVESVKQTQVLRHLSSLEAILSLSNVLLKGTTTVVSELGAADADVLKDLGSTYREIIWQISLCNDVKSDEKINAEQEPESAEAAPTNASGRESDDDANIPMVRYMNPVSIRNQPLWGGEREFLSVVRSGEGLHRRSRHGFTRIRGGRTGRHLEALNVDSESSSTVSETSTSQDLKKKSPDVLVIEILNKLASTLRSFFTALVKGFTSPNRRRVDSGSLSLVSKTLGTALAKIFLESLSFSRHSTSTGLDTSLSVKCRYLGKVVDDMVSLTFDSRRRTCYTATVNNFYVHGTFKELLTTFEATSQLLWTLPYSVSTSGIDPERTGEGSKLSHSSWLLDTLQSYCRVLEYFVNSSLLLSTTSASQAQLLVQQPVAVGLSIGLFPVPRDPEVFIRMLQSQVLDVILPVWNHPLFPNCSPGFIASIVSLVMHVYSGVGDVKQNRSGIAGSTNQRFMPPPLDENTITTIVEMGFPRARAEEALRRVGTNSVEMAMEWLFSHPEDPVQDDDELARALALSLGNSSDASKAESVEKPVDVPAEEGCVKAPPVDDVLAASVKLLQSNDTMAFPLTDLLVTLSNQNKGEDRPRVVSYLTQQLKNCPLDFSNDTSALSMVSHVIALLLSEDGSTREVAAQYGIVTTATDILMNFKGKDESGNELLVPKCISALLLILDNMLQSRSRISEKVEDTQTGPLPELSGERMSIPASDTEKKQLMDAYEKDSATAFEKILGKSTGYLTMEESHKVLAVACDLIKQHVPAMIMQAVLQLCARLTKTHALALQFLENGGLAALFGLPRSCFFPGYDTVASAIVRHLLEDPQTLQTAMELEIRQALSGNRHGGRTSARTFLTSMAPVISRDPVVFMKAASAVCQLETSGGRTFVLLLKEKEKEKEKSKAVGDEAGLSSNECVRISENKIHDGSGKCAKSHKKIPANLTQVIDQLLEIVFKYHFPNSQEDYSNNPSAMEVDEPSMKVKGKSKVDETRKVESESERSAGLAKVTFVLKLLSDILLMYVHAVGVILKRDLEMTQLRGSNQTDGLGHGGILHHVIHRLLPRTIDKSAGPDEWRDKLSEKASWFLVVLCGRSSEGRRRVISELVKALSSFSNLGCTSTKSILLPDKSVYAFVDLVYSILSKNSSSSNLPGSGFSPDIAKSMIDGGMIQCLTGILRVIDLDHPDAPKTVNLILKTLESLTRAANASEQYFKSDETSKKKSTGLNGSSDDQVTAPSADTTVGDNQNASSEQGVRDVVQVVQGDQGISESEGNPEVNLIQLVEQDMRIEVEGPIASNPPMELGMDFMREEMDEGNVLHNTDQIEMSFRVENRTDDDMADLENDMGDDGEDDDEGEDMADLENDMGDDGEDDEDDDEGEDEDEDIAEGGGGMMSLADTDVEDHDDTGLGDDYNDGMIDEDDDDFHENRVIEVRWREALDGLDHLQVLEQPGAGSGLIDVAAEPFEGVNVDDLFGLRRPIGFDRRRQTSRSSFERSVAEANGFQHPLLLRPSQSGDLVSMWSAGGNSSRDLEALSSGSFDVAHFYMFDAPVLPYDHVPSNLFGDRLSGAAPPPLTDYSVGMDSLQLSGRRGPGDGRWTDDGQPQAGPQAAAIAQAVEEHFISQLRSLAPADIPAERQSQNSGVQEKQPDLPPLSDSQVAGECNDSHERNEDQRQDGVDETTHQVNSSSDTAPCQEQVNPESIVEGAGEFLQAPEPMSIMPPSTNSTPSDSMDIGDGNGAAGEQVGSVPGSVNSSAEISAGLQCEGGSVPSNPHDVTVEAVGCDRSSRAEGQVGNVSASLGFNVPNPGDSHTSLVPTNIDVDMNYIGEINEIGHPMPTFENRTVEPSRENTTVAPEANQAEQDLNNEAAGANTIDPTFLDALPEYLRAEVLASQQAQPVQPPSYAPPSADDIDPEFLAALPPDIQEEVLAQQRAQRVAHQAEGPVDMDNASIIATFPADLREEVLLTSSEAVLSGLPSPLLAEAQMLRDRAMSHYQARSLFGTSQRLNNRRNGLGFDRQTVMDRGVGVTIGRRAVSALADSLKVKEIEGEPLLDADELKALIRLLRLAQPLGKGLLQRLLLNLCTHSVTRAILVRHLLDMIKPEAEGSVGGLAAINAQRLYGCNSNVVYGRSQLLDGLPPLVLRRILEILTYLATNHSAVANMLFFFDFSGVPESLSPIHMETKKDKGKEKIGEGGSSSKPSGNTQDVDIPLILFLKLLNRPHYGTAHLEQVMGLLQVVVYTSASKLEGQSQSERADKPVGEASGDGQKVPPLESESNQGEKPVSGESSTSDGKRSTDTYNVFLKLPESDLHNLCSLLGREGLSDKLYMLAGEVLKKLASVAAPHRKLFVSALSELAHRLSASAVGELVTLRNTHMLGLSAGSMAGLAILRVLQALCSLTSPRASENSGLENDADQEEHAIMWKLNVALEPLWLELSNCISATETALGQSTFCRTMSIVNTGDHAQGSSSSPLPPGTQRLLPFMEAFFVLCEKLQENLSTMLQDQANVTAREVKESSGNSDPSTTKCHSCGDSQRKLDGAITFTKFAEKHRRLLNAFIRQNPGLLEKSLTMMLKAPRLIDFDNKRAYFRSRIRQQHEQHLSGPLRISVRRAYVLEDSYNQLRMRPTLDMKGRLNVQFQGEEGIDAGGLTREWYQLLSRVIFDKGALLFTTVGNNATFQPNPNSVYQTEHLSYFKFVGRVVAKALFDGQLLDVYFTRSFYKHILGVKVTYHDIEAVDPDYYKNLKWMLENDVSDIPDLTFSMDADEEKHILYEKNQVTDYELKPGGRNIRVTEETKHEYVDLVAEHILTNAIRPQITSFMEGFKELVPRELISIFNDKELELLISGLPEIDLADLKANTEYTGYTSSSDVVKWFWDVVESFDKEDMARLLQFVTGTSKVPLEGFRALQGISGPQKFQIHKAYGAPDRLPSAHTCFNQLDLPEYTTKEQLHERLILAIHEASEGFGFG; this is translated from the exons ATGAAGTTAAAGAGAAGGAGGGCGGTTGAAGTG CCCCCAAAAATTAGATCCTTCATCAATAGTGTCACTGCCGTTCCCTTTGAGAATATAGAGGAACCTCTGAAAGGTTTCATCTGGGAGTTCGATAAG GGAGATTTCCATCATTGGGTTGATCTTTTCAACCATTTTGATTCATTTTTTGAGAAGCACATAAAATCCAGGAAGGATTTGCAGGTTGATGATAATTTTCTAGACACTGATCCTCCTTTTCCGAGAGAAGCTGTTCTTCAAGTTCTCCGTGTAATAAGGATAATTTTGGAGAATTGCACAAATAAGCACTTCTACAGTTCTTATGAG CATCTTTCATCTCTTCTTGCTTGCACTCATGCGGATGTGGTTGAGGGTTGCCTGCAGACATTGGCtgcatttttaaagaaaacagtTGGAAAGTATTCCATTAGGGATGCTGCactaaattcaaagttattcGCTCTTGCACAAGGTTGGGGGGGAAAAGAAGAGGGTCTTGGATTAATTGCTAGTGCAATACAGAATGGTTGTGACCCTGTTGCTTACGAGTTAGGCTGCACCCTTCATTTTGAGTTCTATGCATCAAATGATTCAACAGGTGACATCCCTGCCAACCAAGGTTTACAAATCATTCACTTACCCAACATCAATACTCATCCAGAGACGGATCTTGAGCTTTTGTGTAAGTTAATTGCCGAGTACAAAGTACCCTCTAGCTTAAGATTTTCTTTATTGACAAGATTGCGGTTTGCAAGGGCTTTTGGCTCTGTAGCTACTCGGCAGCAGTATGCATGCATCCGCTTGTATGCCTTCATAGTTCTTGTTCAAGCAAATAGTGATGCTGACGAccttgtttctttcttcaatgctGAACCTGAGTTTATCAATGAATTAGTGTCATTGTTGAGCTTTGAGGATGTGGTTCCTGAGAAAATTCGAATTCTCTGTCTTCTTTCACTGGTTGCTCTTTGTCAAGATCGATCCCGGCAGCCTACTGTTTTAACTGCTGTCACATCTGGTGGGCATCGTGGAATCCTGTCCAGTCTCATGCAGAAGGCCATTGATTTTGTCACCAAAGATACATCAAAGTGGTCTGTTGTTTTTGCTGAGGCTCTATTGTCTCTTGTCACAGTTTTGGTGTCATCATCATCAGGTTGTTCAGCCATGCGTGAAGCTGGTTTTATTCCCACCCTTCTGCCTTTGCTTAAAGATACAGACCCGCAACACCTTCATTTGGTCAGCACATCTGTGCACATTTTAGAAGCTTTTATGGATTACAGTAATCCTGCTGCTGCATTGTTTCGGGATTTGGGTGGTTTAGACGATACAATCTCTCGCCTACAGGTGGAAGTGTCTCATGTAGAAAATGGCTCAAAgcatgaagatgatgattctgaCATCATTGGGAGTAGTGCACAAGTAGCTGTAGGAACTTCCACAGAGCTAGACAGCATGCAGCCTTTGTATTCAGAACCACTGGTTTCATATCACAGACGATTGCTTATGAAAGCTCTATTGCGTGCTATATCCCTGGGGACTTATGCCCCTGGAAATACTGCTCGTGTTTATGGCTCAGAGGAGAGTCTATTGCCACAATGCTTATGCATAATATTTAAAAGGGCAAAGGATTTTGGTGGTGGGGTATTCTCACTTGCGGCAACTGTCATGAGTGATCTAATACACAAAGATCCTACCTGTTTTCCAGTTTTAGATGCAGCAGGCCTTCCTTCTGCCTTCTTGGATGCTATAATGGATGGTGTTCTTTGCTCTGCAGAAGCCATTACATGCATACCACAGTGTCTGGATGCCCTATGTTTAAATACTACTAATGGTCTTCAGGCTGTGAAAGATCGCAATGCTTTGAGGTGCTTTGTGAAGATATTTACTTCAAGAACTTATCTGAAGGCCCTGACCAGTGACACACCAGGTTCGTTATCTAGTGGATTGGATGAGTTAATGCGCCACGCTTCCTCATTGCGTGGGCCTGGAGTGGATATGCTGATTGAGATCTTAAATGCCATTTCAAAAATTGGACATGGGGTTGATGCTTCGTACATGTCAATTGATCCTTTGGGCTCTTCTACTCCTGTTCCCATGGAAACAGATGGAGAAGAGAGGAATTTGGTCATGTCTGATAATGGGGAATCATCCAAAACGGAGAGTTCAGAGCAGACTGTGGAACCACCTTCTGATTCTTCAGTGGGGAATGTTGAATTATTTCTTCCTGATTGTGTGAGCAATGTTGCACGTCTTCTTGAAACAATACTTCAGAATGGTGACACATGTCGTATATTTGTGGAGAAGAAGGGGGTTGAAGCTGTCCTGCAGTTATTTACCTTGCCTTTGATGCCTCTTTCTGTTTCAGTTGGCCAGAGTATTTCTGTCGCATTTAAGAACTTCTCACCACAACATTCTGCTTCTTTGGCTCGGGCAGTATGTTCATTCTTGAGAGAGCATCTGAAATCAACAAATGAACTTTTAGTTTCAGTTGGAGGGACTCAACTTGCTTTGGTGGAATCTGTGAAGCAAACTCAAGTTTTGAGACATCTTTCCAGTCTTGAAGCTATTCTGTCTCTGTCTAATGTTCTGTTGAAAGGGACGACTACTGTGGTGTCTGAACTGGGTGCAGCTGATGCTGATGTATTGAAAGATCTCGGGAGCACCTACCGGGAAATAATTTGGCAAATCTCTCTGTGCAATGATGTCAAGTCAGATGAGAAGATCAATGCTGAACAAGAACCAGAGAGTGCTGAGGCAGCTCCGACTAATGCTTCTGGAAGGGAGAGTGATGATGATGCAAATATTCCAATGGTGAGATATATGAACCCAGTTTCTATCAGGAATCAGCCCTTGTGGGGTGGAGAACGTGAGTTTCTATCAGTTGTTCGCTCTGGTGAAGGTTTGCACCGTCGTAGTCGTCATGGTTTTACACGCATAAGGGGTGGAAGGACAGGCCGGCATTTGGAGGCTTTAAATGTTGATTCTGAATCTTCCTCAACGGTATCAGAGACATCTACTTCCCaagatttgaaaaagaaaagtcCTGATGTTCTTGTGATAGAAATCCTCAACAAGCTGGCTTCCACACTGCGTTCCTTCTTCACAGCTCTTGTCAAGGGATTCACATCACCAAATCGGCGTAGAGTCGACTCTGGGTCGTTGAGTTTGGTTTCCAAGACTCTTGGAACTGCCCTAGCTAAAATATTTCTCGAGTCTCTTAGCTTCTCTAGGCATTCTACATCAACTGGGCTCGATACATCACTGTCAGTCAAGTGTCGATATCTTGGCAAAGTTGTCGATGATATGGTATCACTTACATTTGACAGCAGGCGACGTACTTGTTATACTGCAACAGTAAATAATTTCTATGTCCATGGTACTTTTAAGGAGCTGCTTACAACATTTGAAGCTACTAGTCAGTTGTTGTGGACACTACCATACTCCGTGTCAACGTCAGGTATTGATCCCGAAAGGACAGGTGAAGGAAGTAAACTGTCCCACAGTTCGTGGCTGCTTGATACTTTACAGAGCTATTGCCGTGTGCTCGAGTATTTTGTTAATTCTTCTTTACTCTTATCCACAACCTCTGCTTCTCAAGCACAGTTGCTTGTTCAGCAGCCAGTTGCAGTTGGTTTGTCAATTGGGCTTTTCCCTGTGCCAAGGGACCCAGAAGTTTTTATTCGTATGCTGCAATCTCAAGTTCTTGATGTGATACTTCCTGTCTGGAACCACCCTTTGTTTCCAAATTGTAGTCCAGGTTTCATTGCTTCTATTGTCTCGCTTGTCATGCATGTATATTCTGGTGTTGGAGATGTGAAGCAGAATCGCAGTGGCATTGCTGGAAGTACAAACCAGCGATTCATGCCCCCACCACTTGATGAAAATACTATTACCACCATTGTTGAGATGGGTTTTCCAAGGGCTAGGGCAGAGGAAGCTCTTAGGCGGGTGGGAACAAATAGCGTTGAAATGGCCATGGAGTGGCTCTTTAGTCATCCTGAGGATCCTGTGCAGGATGATGATGAACTGGCTCGAGCACTTGCTCTTTCACTGGGAAATTCATCAGATGCATCTAAAGCTGAGAGTGTTGAAAAGCCTGTTGATGTGCCGGCAGAAGAGGGTTGTGTGAAAGCTCCTCCTGTTGATGATGTCCTTGCAGCGTCGGTTAAATTACTTCAAAGTAATGATACCATGGCATTCCCTTTGACAGATTTGCTTGTGACACTTAGCAACCAGAACAAAGGGGAAGACCGTCCAAGAGTTGTATCTTATCTTACTCAGCAGCTAAAGAATTGTCCATTGGATTTTTCTAATGATACCAGTGCGTTGAGTATGGTGTCACATGTTATTGCATTACTTCTTTCTGAGGATGGAAGCACAAGGGAAGTCGCTGCACAGTATGGTATTGTGACTACTGCAACAGATATCTTGATGAACTTTAAGGGCAAAGATGAGTCAGGCAATGAGCTTCTTGTCCCAAAATGTATCAGTGCTCTACTGCTTATTTTGGATAACATGTTGCAATCAAGGTCCAGAATTTCTGAAAAGGTTGAAGATACTCAGACAGGGCCTTTACCTGAATTATCTGGAGAGCGTATGTCAATCCCTGCATCAGATACAGAGAAAAAACAGCTTATGGATGCCTATGAAAAGGATTCTGCCACAGCATTTGAGAAAATATTGGGGAAATCTACTGGTTATTTGACTATGGAAGAGAGTCATAAAGTGCTAGCAGTTGCTTGTGACTTGATAAAGCAGCATGTCCCAGCAATGATCATGCAGGCTGTTTTACAATTATGTGCTCGCTTGACAAAAACTCATGCTCTAGCTTTACAATTCCTTGAAAATGGAGGCTTGGCAGCTCTATTTGGCCTTCCAAGAAGTTGTTTTTTCCCGGGATATGATACTGTTGCATCTGCTATTGTTCGCCATCTCCTTGAAGATCCACAAACACTGCAAACAGCAATGGAATTGGAGATTCGCCAAGCCCTGAGTGGAAACAGGCATGGTGGGCGCACTTCTGCACGAACGTTCTTGACATCAATGGCACCTGTAATCTCTAGAGATCCAGTAGTTTTTATGAAAGCTGCTTCTGCAGTTTGTCAGTTGGAGACATCAGGAGGTAGAACCTTTGTTCTGTTATTGAaggaaaaagagaaggaaaaggaaaaatctAAAGCAGTAGGTGATGAGGCTGGATTATCTTCCAATGAGTGTGTACGGATTTCTGAAAATAAGATACATGATGGATCTGGTAAATGCGCAAAAAGTCACAAGAAGATCCCTGCCAATCTCACTCAAGTGATAGATCAGCTTCTTGAAATAGTCTTCAAATACCATTTCCCAAATAGCCAGGAAGACTATTCGAATAACCCATCTGCTATGGAAGTAGATGAACCCTCTATGAAGGTGAAGGGTAAATCAAAGGTTGACGAGACAAGGAAAGTGGAGTCAGAATCTGAAAGATCTGCAGGGTTGGCTAAAGTTACCTTTGTTCTCAAATTACTGAGTGATATCCTTCTTATGTATGTACATGCAGTTGGGGTTATACTTAAACGGGATTTAGAAATGACTCAGTTGCGGGGATCTAATCAAACAGATGGTCTTGGACATGGTGGTATACTTCACCATGTAATTCATCGATTGCTTCCACGCACCATTGATAAATCTGCTGGACCTGATGAATGGAGAGACAAACTGTCTGAAAAAGCTTCTTGGTTCCTGGTAGTTCTGTGTGGTCGTTCCAGTGAAGGGCGCAGACGAGTAATTAGTGAACTTGTAAAGGCTTTATCCTCGTTTTCGAATTTGGGATGTACTTCCACCAAGAGCATCTTATTACCGGATAAAAGCGTTTATGCTTTTGTTGATTTGGTGtattcaattttgtcaaaaaattcATCATCCAGCAACTTACCTGGTTCTGGGTTTTCACCAGACATAGCAAAAAGCATGATAGATGGGGGAATGATTCAGTGTCTGACTGGTATCCTCCGGGTGATTGACTTAGACCATCCTGATGCTCCCAAAACTGTGAATTTGATACTCAAGACGTTAGAAAGCCTAACAAGGGCTGCTAATGCTAGTGAGCAATACTTTAAATCTGATGAGACGAGCAAGAAAAAATCCACAGGGTTGAATGGAAGTTCTGACGATCAGGTAACTGCCCCATCAGCTGATACTACTGTGGGGGATAATCAGAATGCAAGCAGTGAACAGGGTGTGAGAGACGTCGTACAGGTTGTTCAAGGGGATCAAGGAATTTCTGAAAGTGAAGGTAATCCTGAAGTAAATCTGATCCAGTTGGTGGAACAAGATATGAGGATAGAAGTTGAAGGACCAATAGCTTCTAATCCACCCATGGAGCTTGGGATGGATTTCATGCGTGAGGAGATGGATGAAGGTAATGTACTACACAACACTGATCAAATTGAGATGTCTTTTCGTGTTGAGAATAGGACAGATGATGACATGGCTGATTTAGAAAACGACATGGGTGATGATGGTGAGGATGACGACGAGGGAGAGGACATGGCTGATTTAGAAAATGACATGGGTGATGATGGTGAggatgatgaggatgatgatgagggagaggatgaggatgaggataTAGCAGAGGGCGGTGGTGGCATGATGTCACTTGCTGATACTGATGTGGAAGACCATGATGATACCGGCTTGGGAGATGATTACAATGATGGGATgattgatgaagatgatgatgattttCATGAGAATCGTGTCATAGAAGTGAGATGGAGAGAAGCCCTTGATGGGCTTGATCATTTGCAGGTACTTGAACAACCTGGAGCTGGAAGTGGTCTCATTGATGTTGCTGCTGAACCTTTTGAAGGTGTTAATGTGGATGACTTGTTTGGTCTGAGAAGGCCGATAGGTTTTGATCGCCGCCGTCAGACAAGTAGGTCTTCCTTTGAGCGATCTGTTGCAGAAGCAAATGGATTTCAACATCCTCTCCTTTTAAGACCATCCCAGTCTGGGGATTTGGTCTCAATGTGGTCAGCAGGTGGAAATTCATCCAGGGATTTAGAAGCTCTGTCATCAGGGAGCTTTGATGTTGCTCATTTCTACATGTTTGATGCTCCTGTTCTACCTTATGATCACGTACCAAGCAATCTTTTTGGTGACCGGTTGAGTGGTGCTGCACCCCCACCATTGACTGATTATTCAGTAGGTATGGACTCATTGCAGTTATCGGGGAGAAGAGGGCCAGGTGATGGTCGATGGACTGATGATGGCCAGCCTCAAGCAGGTCCTCAAGCTGCTGCTATTGCACAAGCAGTGGAGGAACACTTTATATCGCAATTACGCAGTCTTGCTCCAGCTGATATCCCTGCTGAACGACAGTCCCAGAACTCAGGAGTGCAGGAGAAACAGCCAGATCTCCCTCCTTTAAGTGATAGTCAAGTAGCAGGGGAGTGCAATGACAGCCATGAAAGAAATGAAGATCAGCGTCAAGATGGGGTTGATGAAACAACACATCAAGTTAACTCAAGTTCTGACACTGCTCCCTGTCAAGAACAAGTCAATCCAGAATCTATAGTCGAAGGTGCAGGGGAGTTCTTACAAGCACCTGAACCAATGTCAATTATGCCACCTTCAACGAACAGTACACCAAGCGATAGCATGGACATTGGTGATGGAAATGGTGCTGCTGGTGAGCAAGTAGGGTCAGTGCCAGGTTCTGTCAACTCGTCTGCAGAAATAAGTGCTGGTTTACAATGTGAAGGGGGTTCTGTGCCTTCTAATCCCCATGATGTTACTGTGGAGGCTGTGGGTTGTGATAGATCCTCAAGAGCAGAGGGTCAGGTTGGTAATGTGTCGGCAAGTTTGGGTTTCAATGTGCCTAATCCAGGTGATTCTCATACTTCTTTGGTGCCAACAAATATTGACGTTGATATGAATTACAttggtgaaataaatgaaattggCCATCCCATGCCTACTTTTGAAAATCGTACAGTTGAACCATCAAGGGAAAACACAACTGTTGCTCCAGAAGCTAATCAGGCTGAACAAGATTTGAATAATGAGGCTGCTGGTGCTAATACAATTGATCCGACCTTCTTGGATGCTTTACCTGAATATTTGAGGGCCGAAGTTCTTGCTTCACAACAAGCTCAGCCGGTTCAACCTCCATCTTATGCACCACCTTCTGCAGACGACATTGATCCTGAGTTTTTAGCAGCCCTTCCTCCAGATATCCAAGAAGAAGTTTTGGCTCAACAAAGAGCACAAAGGGTTGCACATCAGGCTGAGGGACCAGTTGACATGGACAACGCTTCAATAATTGCTACTTTTCCTGCTGATTTACGTGAAGAG GTACTTTTAACTTCTTCAGAAGCAGTTCTGTCTGGATTGCCTTCTCCATTGCTCGCTGAAGCCCAAATGCTAAGAGACCGAGCAATGAGTCATTATCAGGCTCGCAGCCTTTTTGGAACCAGCCAGAGGCTAAACAACCGGAGAAATGGATTGGGTTTTGATCGGCAGACGGTGATGGACAGAGGTGTTGGAGTCACAATTGGCCGGAGGGCAGTTTCTGCTCTTGCAGACAGCTTAAAGGTTAAGGAAATCGAAGGAGAGCCACTTCTGGATGCCGATGAATTGAAAGCCTTAATTAGGCTATTACGATTAGCGCAG CCCCTGGGCAAAGGACTCTTGCAGAGGCTCTTGTTGAACTTATGTACCCATAGCGTTACACGAGCAATCTTAGTTCGTCATTTGCTTGATATGATCAAACCTGAGGCTGAGGGCTCAGTCGGTGGATTAGCAGCTATTAATGCTCAAAGGCTTTACGGTTGCAATTCAAATGTTGTTTATGGTCGATCACAGTTGTTAGATG GTCTTCCTCCCTTGGTGCTACGTCGAATTCTTGAGATCTTGACTTATTTGGCCACAAATCATTCTGCTGTGGCAAATATGTTATTCTTCTTTGATTTCTCTGGTGTTCCTGAGTCATTAAGCCCTATCCATATGGAAACCAAGAAGGACAAAGGcaaggagaaaattggagaaGGAGGATCTTCATCAAAACCATCTGGAAACACCCAGGATGTGGACATTCCCCTGATATTGTTCCTGAAGCTCCTGAACCGACCTCATTATGGCACTGCTCATCTTGAGCAG GTGATGGGCCTGCTTCAGGTTGTTGTGTATACTTCAGCTTCAAAATTAGAGGGCCAGTCTCAATCTGAGAGGGCAGATAAGCCTGTTGGTGAAGCTTCAGGAGATGGTCAAAAGGTTCCTCCTTTGGAATCAGAATCTAATCAGGGAGAGAAGCCTGTTAGTGGTGAATCATCAACTTCAGATGGAAAGAGGAGTACGGATACATATAATGTTTTCTTGAAGCTGCCAGAATCTGATCTACACAATCTTTGCAGCCTTCTTGGTCGTGAGGG GCTTTCAGATAAACTTTATATGCTTGCTGGTGAGGTCTTGAAGAAGTTGGCCTCAGTTGCAGCACCCCATCGAAAACTATTTGTCTCAGCGCTGTCAGAACTGGCTCATCGCTTGAGTGCCTCAGCTGTTGGTGAGCTTGTTACTCTCCGGAACACACATATGCTGGGTTTGAGTGCCGGATCAATGGCTGGGTTAGCAATCCTACGTGTATTACAAGCACTTTGCTCTCTCACTTCACCTAGGGCTAGTGAGAATTCAGGATTGGAGAATGATGCGGATCAGGAGGAGCATGCCATCATGTGGAAACTAAATGTTGCACTTGAGCCACTGTGGCTAGAATTAAGCAACTGTATAAGTGCGACTGAAACAGCACTGGGTCAGAGTACTTTTTGTCGAACCATGTCTATAGTAAATACTGGGGACCATGCACAGGGTTCTTCTTCGTCTCCTCTCCCTCCTGGAACCCAGAGACTCCTGCCTTTTATGGAGGCTTTTTTTGTTCTGTGTGAAAAGCTACAAGAGAACCTCTCTACTATGCTGCAAGACCAGGCGAATGTGACTGCAAGAGAAGTCAAAGAGTCCTCTGGAAACTCAGATCCTTCAACTACCAAGTGCCACAGTTGTGGGGATTCTCAGAGAAAGCTTGATGGTGCTATTACATTTACAAAGTTCGCTGAGAAGCATCGCCGGCTTTTAAATGCTTTTATCAGGCAGAATCCAGGTTTGTTGGAGAAATCCCTTACTATGATGCTGAAGGCACCAAGGCTAATTGATTTTGATAACAAAAGAGCATATTTCCGGTCAAGAATTAGGCAGCAGCATGAGCAACATCTCTCTGGTCCTCTGAGAATAAGTGTTCGGCGGGCATACGTTTTGGAGGATTCTTATAATCAGTTGCGCATGCGGCCTACTCTGGACATGAAGGGACGATTAAATGTCCAATTCCAAGGGGAAGAGGGTATTGATGCTGGAGGTCTGACACGAGAGTGGTATCAATTACTGTCAAGGGTCATATTTGACAAGGGGGCATTGCTTTTCACCACCGTAGGAAACAATGCAACTTTCCAGCCAAACCCTAATTCTGTCTACCAGACAGAACATCTGTCTTATTTTAAATTTGTGGGCCGTGTG GTTGCAAAGGCACTTTTTGATGGGCAACTTTTGGATGTTTATTTCACTCGATCCTT